The genomic segment CGCGCCGCCTTCTCGAAGGCCGCCTCTCGCAGCTGCCCCGTCTCAACGGTGTCGGCCACTGAGAAGAGCGGGTCCACGCCGGCCTCGAACGCGTGACGCCGCAGAAGCCGGCTGCATAGCCCGTGGATCGTGGAGATCCACGCATCGCCCACACACCGCGCGTCCTCCGCTCTATCGGAGGCGCGCAGCGCCAGCCGCACTCGCTCGGCAATCTCGCCGGCCGCTTTATCGGTGAACGTAATCGCCACAAGCTCGTCGACACTGGCTGGCCGCCACCCGTCGACAGCCCCTGGGATGACCGCGTTCACGAAGCGCTGAGTCAGCATTCTCGTCTTGCCAGACCCGGCGCCCGCCGTTACCAGTACCGAGCGGCTCAGGCATTCAGCGGCAACGCGCTGATCTTCGTTCAGCTCGATGCTCATGCGCGCGCCCCCTCGCAGATCACGGATAGCGAGCAGTGGGTGCACGCGCCCTTGACCGCGGGCGTACGCGGTATGCGTCCAGCACGCATGCCTCTGATCGCCTCGGCGACCCGCTCTTCGGTGCTGTCCACGACGGCGTCAAACCCGCCCTCGTCCAAGGCGTCGTCCTCGCACATCCCCACCGGGAGCACGCCGAGCAGATCGTGTCGCCAGAAACCGCGAAGGTGCCCGCTACTCATGGACCGATAGACTGAGCCGCAGACCGGTCTGCCGAGCGCGTGCTGTGCCGCGCAGGCGTAGATGACGGCCTGCACCTTGCCGTCGGCTCCAAGCTTCTGCAGGCCTGTAACTTCCCTCGAGGACTTGTAGTCCGTCACAAACACGCCCTCGGAGCCTGCGTCGATGCGATCGATTCGGCCTCGAAACGGGAACCCGGCGAACGTGAACGGGGGCTCGTCACCAAATCCGAACTCGAAGAGCTCGGGCACGAAGCCGGGGAGCAGCGCAGCGTCCTGACCCACGACATTGCGTGCCCAAGCGACCGCTCGGGCCAGCCGCATCTCCTCTGACAGACTCTGCGCCGTAGTCGCTCGACCCGCCTGTGCCGCAACTTCGTCGAATAGGTTCAATGCCTCGCCCAGCCACTCCGGCGCCACCCGCTGGTGCCCCGACTCGGCCCTCAGCCGCCGATAAAAGGCCGCAAGCAGCCCATGCGCATGGGTCCCCAACTCCCGGGCGCCCAACGCCTCGTCGATCTCCTCCGGACGCACGATGCGCTCGTAGAACCACCGATACGGGCACGCGAGATAGGCTTCGATCTCCGTCGCCGAGGACACCGACTCGTTTGCGAGGGCCGACAGCCCTTCTGCGCTGACGACGGCATTCCGTATAGGCACCGACAGTCGCATTCGGTCCGCCCGCGAACGTTCTTGGCGCCTCGAGACAGTAAGTGCGGGCGCCAGTTCCTCGATGTCGGCGCGCGCAAGCCTGAGACACGGCAGCGGGGCGCCTTCCTCATCCCCGGCGGGCACGTCGGAGGGTCGATAGGCATCCAGAACGTCCTCCCAAAGTTCAGAGGCTCTAAGCTCCCTCCCCTCGCTGTCCGCCTCCTGTCGAACCAGGTAGAGCTTTCGCCTGGCGCGCGAAAGCAGCGAGTAGAACTGCAGGCGCACCCGGTCCCCCGCCTCCCCTTCAAGCCGGCGCACCGTTTCGCGCTGTAGCAGTTCCTCCATCGAGTCTTTGGTCCCGAGCGGGAGTTCGTCCTCCGTGAGACCCCCGAGCACCACGACGTCGAATCTACGTGACCCAACACGAGAGAAGTCGCAGACCTGCACGTTCCCCGGCGCTTCACTAGTCGGCTGACTGACCTGAATCGTCGCTGCCAGAGTCAACACGTCCTCGAGGCCCGGCGGTTCGACTGACCCGCGTGCGAGCTGTGCGAGCACTCGATTGAGGGCCTGATGAGCCGCGGAATCCTCCGAATGCGTGATACCGGGAGCCATACCGACCGTCTTCGACGCCGCCGCTGCAAGCATGGCGTCTGACAATTCCTGCCACATCAGGAGCGTGTCGGCTGACAGTGGCTGTGTCGCCACCCGCCGTGCGAGACGCGCGGCGAACTCGCATTCGCCGCCGAGCCGAGCCACACCGTTGAAGAGGACTCGGGAATCACCCGTTCGGCCCTGACGCCATTCTCGGTCGAGCTGGTGAACCGCCTCACTGTGTGCGCCAGAGTACGGACTGGCAATAAATGTCAGGGCTTCGGTCCGACTCCCTCCCCCGCCGGCCAAGGACACGAGCGCACGCCAAGCCCGGCCGAAGCTTGTTGATTGAAAAGGTACGGTAACGTCGAACTCAGCTGAGATACCACGCGACCGCAGCGCAGTGCGAAGCGCGACGATACGCCGGTGGGTATGCGGAAACGCTACTACGATGCGCTCTGCACGGACCCCGCTGCCAAGCTCGTCCGCAACAATGCGGGCGATCATCGCGACTTCCGCCTCTCCTCCTGAGGCGAGCCCGACCACGACGTCCTGGCGGCTTTCCAGCGCCGAGCCGCTCGAATAGAGCCTCCGGCCTAGCACTTGGATCTCCTGATGCGCGGGCGGACCCGCAAGCTCTACGAATGAGGACGCCATCCCGTTGAAGTACTCGATGGCGCCGTCGTTCGCTCGAGTAGGGGCAAACATACGTTCCCATGTGAGTGCGACCGTGACCTCGTTGGTGAGGGACAAGCCGGCAAGCATCTCAACCTCGTGCGCGGCCAGCGAATCGAACCGCATCACACCGAGCGGCCCGCCGATCCTGGGCGCCTGCGCGGCGAGCAGGCCGCCGACCCATCTCTGCTCGATGAGCCCCGCGCTGGCCAACTCGCTCCGGTATCGCGCCAGTAGTCCCTCAATAGCCGATGTCGGCGAACCTCGAAGAGGCGCTCCCCCTTCCTCGGCTGACGAGCCCATGGCCAGTCCTACGAGCAGACGCCTGAACCCGGGGGCGGGGGCGACAACAGCGATCGACTCCTCTACGCCGTCCTTGACAACACGTCGCAGCAACTCTTCGCGCGTAGAATCATCGACGATCCGCCGGCCGTCACCGAACAACGACCAGAGCTCAAGCGTCAATTGGCGCAATGTCACGACCCGAACTCCGAGCGGCGACTTGCCGGAGATCTCGGCCTCAAGACGCCGCACATCGACCAGGTTCGGCACGGCAACAATCGGCGAGGCGCCCGCCGCGGCTGCAGCGAGCGCCTCTTTGAGCACAGCTCCGGTCTTCCCCGCGTTCGCGGTACCGGTGATCAGGCGAAGCGACATCGGGCACTCCTTGGTTCACGTGAAACCATGGTGCCATGCAGGTCTGACATCAAGCCTGCGCTTGGGTATAGCGCTGGACGCCCTCTCTGATCTCTCGAACTTTGCGCCACGCCACCTCTTCATCTCTGCCTAGGTAGTGCTCGACGCGCCCGCCTAACAGCTCGGCGGCGTTCTCGGCCTGCTCGGCAATACTCCGGGCCACGTCAGCGGCCCTCAGGGCCTCGTTGGCCAAGCGTTCACGTGTCTTCTGACCACTGGTAGGCGCAATCAAGAGCCCCGCGAGGAAGCCGCCAACCGCGCCGACGATGATGCCGATGGCAAGATATTCCAGATTTCGTCTCATTCGGCTGTCTCCTCCCCGGAATCAGAGCCCTCCACCTGAGTCAGTAGAGCGAATATGCGCTCGAGGTCATCCTCGCTCTGGAATTCAATCTCGATCTTGCCTTTGTCCTTCGCAAGCTTCACGCGCACATTCGTGCCGAGGAATCGCCGAAGCTTGCGCGCCACCGTTTTGAAAGACTTGGGCGTAATCGGTCGTGGCGCGCGCTCAGTTTGGCCGGCGGCGTAGAGCCGGGCCAGATTCTCCGCATCACGAACTGATAGACCCTCGTCAACAATCTTCTGCGCGAGCTTCAGTCTAATCGGCTCGTCCGAAACGGACAGAACGGCCCTGGCGTGCCCGGCAGTCATCTTGTTGTCGTAGACCAGCTCTTGAACCTCATCCGGGAGGTCCAGCAGGCGTAGCGCGTTCGTGATTGCCGAGCGAGACTTCGAGACCTTTTCGGCAAGTTCTGCTTGGGTCATCCGGTATTCAGTCAACAGTCGGCGGTAACCCCGGGCTTCTTCAATCGAGTTCAAGTCCTGGCGTTGCAGGTTCTCGATAAGAGCAATCTCAAGGGACTCCGTCTCGTTCTTCGAGAGAACCCGCACTGGGACCCTCTCTAGCCCAGCAAGACGTGCGGCTCGCCAACGGCGCTCCCCGGCGATTATCTGATAACCCTCTCCGAGCGGCCTAACAATAATCGCTTGCAACAACCCGACTTTGGCAATCGAATCCGACAGCTCCTGGATCCCCTCTTCGCTAATATCCGTTCTGGGCTGCCCGGGGTTGGGGGTGATCATATCAATCGCCAACTCGTGCAGCTCACCATTCGTCTGCGATTCCTGCGACGCGCTCGGTATTAGAGCCGAAAGCCCGCGGCCGAGCCCTCTTCTAGACACGATCGATCACTTCCTTCGCCAGATTCTGGTAGGCCTCGGCTCCTTTGCCGGTCGGGTCGTAGAGCGTGACGGGCTTCCCAAAGCTCGGAGCCTCTGAAAGCCTGACCGTG from the Coriobacteriia bacterium genome contains:
- a CDS encoding ParB/RepB/Spo0J family partition protein; this translates as MSRRGLGRGLSALIPSASQESQTNGELHELAIDMITPNPGQPRTDISEEGIQELSDSIAKVGLLQAIIVRPLGEGYQIIAGERRWRAARLAGLERVPVRVLSKNETESLEIALIENLQRQDLNSIEEARGYRRLLTEYRMTQAELAEKVSKSRSAITNALRLLDLPDEVQELVYDNKMTAGHARAVLSVSDEPIRLKLAQKIVDEGLSVRDAENLARLYAAGQTERAPRPITPKSFKTVARKLRRFLGTNVRVKLAKDKGKIEIEFQSEDDLERIFALLTQVEGSDSGEETAE
- a CDS encoding YtxH domain-containing protein, which codes for MRRNLEYLAIGIIVGAVGGFLAGLLIAPTSGQKTRERLANEALRAADVARSIAEQAENAAELLGGRVEHYLGRDEEVAWRKVREIREGVQRYTQAQA
- a CDS encoding UvrD-helicase domain-containing protein, producing MSIELNEDQRVAAECLSRSVLVTAGAGSGKTRMLTQRFVNAVIPGAVDGWRPASVDELVAITFTDKAAGEIAERVRLALRASDRAEDARCVGDAWISTIHGLCSRLLRRHAFEAGVDPLFSVADTVETGQLREAAFEKAARAQLASDDGTIALFDAYPYDALFSAAREIARELAVAGTRPADIALEPAESPAALLGDAQDLFRRGMTTCDLGYSGSSPDPWEHAGRCEELLGQCSAL
- a CDS encoding PD-(D/E)XK nuclease family protein; the encoded protein is MSLRLITGTANAGKTGAVLKEALAAAAAGASPIVAVPNLVDVRRLEAEISGKSPLGVRVVTLRQLTLELWSLFGDGRRIVDDSTREELLRRVVKDGVEESIAVVAPAPGFRRLLVGLAMGSSAEEGGAPLRGSPTSAIEGLLARYRSELASAGLIEQRWVGGLLAAQAPRIGGPLGVMRFDSLAAHEVEMLAGLSLTNEVTVALTWERMFAPTRANDGAIEYFNGMASSFVELAGPPAHQEIQVLGRRLYSSGSALESRQDVVVGLASGGEAEVAMIARIVADELGSGVRAERIVVAFPHTHRRIVALRTALRSRGISAEFDVTVPFQSTSFGRAWRALVSLAGGGGSRTEALTFIASPYSGAHSEAVHQLDREWRQGRTGDSRVLFNGVARLGGECEFAARLARRVATQPLSADTLLMWQELSDAMLAAAASKTVGMAPGITHSEDSAAHQALNRVLAQLARGSVEPPGLEDVLTLAATIQVSQPTSEAPGNVQVCDFSRVGSRRFDVVVLGGLTEDELPLGTKDSMEELLQRETVRRLEGEAGDRVRLQFYSLLSRARRKLYLVRQEADSEGRELRASELWEDVLDAYRPSDVPAGDEEGAPLPCLRLARADIEELAPALTVSRRQERSRADRMRLSVPIRNAVVSAEGLSALANESVSSATEIEAYLACPYRWFYERIVRPEEIDEALGARELGTHAHGLLAAFYRRLRAESGHQRVAPEWLGEALNLFDEVAAQAGRATTAQSLSEEMRLARAVAWARNVVGQDAALLPGFVPELFEFGFGDEPPFTFAGFPFRGRIDRIDAGSEGVFVTDYKSSREVTGLQKLGADGKVQAVIYACAAQHALGRPVCGSVYRSMSSGHLRGFWRHDLLGVLPVGMCEDDALDEGGFDAVVDSTEERVAEAIRGMRAGRIPRTPAVKGACTHCSLSVICEGARA